In Serinicoccus marinus DSM 15273, the genomic stretch GCGGAAGACCAGCTCGCGCGAGCTGCCGGCCCCGGCGATGTCGAAGATCGCGTTGGCGCCGCGGTTGGGCCCGACCTCCTCGTTGCAGGTGGCCGCGCCACCGCCACCGAGCTCGTCGGTGAAGACGACCTTGGTGCCGTAGTTGTTGAAGGTGGCCGAGTGCCAGAACGCGAAGTTGGCGTCGCGCACCCGCTCGATCACCCGCGGCTGCACCGGGTCGGAGATGTCCATGAGGATGCCGTTGCCCATGCAGGCGCCGGCGGCGAGCCCACGCTCCGGGGCGACCGTGATGTCGTGGCACCCGCTGGTGCCCGGTGCGCCGCCGCCCGGGAAGAGCACGGGCTCGGCGACCACCGAGGCCGAGCCCGGGTCGTCCAGCGGCACGTCGACGATGGAGATGCTGTCGTGCGGCGGCTGGCAGTTGGGGAAGGCGTCGTTGGGGCCGTAGGAGGAGACGTAGAGGTAGGCGCTTTCGCCCTCCGGGTCGGGGACATAGGTATGGGTGTGCGAGCCGCACTCGGTCGCGACCGCGCCGACGTAGTCCGGGTTGCGCAGGTTGCTGATGTCGAAGATGCGCACGCCCTCCCAGCCCTCGGGGTCGCCGCTGTTGGTGGGCTCGCTGGTGCACGAGGTGCTGGTGCGGGCGTAGTCCACCGAGAAGAACAGCAGCGAGCCGTCGTTGGTGACCGAGATGTCGCCCTGGCCACCGGGGCAGAGCACCTGGCTGACGATCTGCGGGTTCCGCGGGCGCGAGATGTCCCAGATCGTGAAGCCGTCGTAGTTGCCCTGGAAGGCGTAGTCGCCCCAGAAGGCGATGTCGGAGTTGAAGGCGTTGTCCAGCGGCGAGCGCTTGGGCGTGTTGTCGAGCAGCGACATGTTGTCGCTGATGTCGACGTCGTCGGGGTCGGCCTGGACCGTCCCCGGCAGCAGCGTGACCGTCATGACCAGCGCGATCAGGGCAGCGGCCCAGCCTCGCAGCAGTCGACGTGTGGAGACCGCGTGACTTCGCATGTGAGAAACCCCCGTTGGTACGACGATGAACGTGGATGCTGTGCTCTCGACGGTAGACCCGGCCTCAGGCGATCACCAGGAACTTGACGGGATCTTGGACAGACCTTGACGGGGCCTTTACCTCCGGGAGTCGAGGGGGAGGGTCGCCCCTAGGCTGGTGCCATGAGTCCGATCGTCGAGGAGTCCGCACAGCAGGTCAGGGTCGCCGTCATCCCCGGCGACGGGATCGGCACGGAGGTGATGGAGCCGACGCTGGAGATCCTGGAGACCGTCGGCGAGCGGCACGGGCTGGCCTTCACCTGGCAGCACCACGACTGGAGCTGCGAGCACTACACCCGGACGGGGCGGATGATGCCCGAGGACGGCCTGGACCAGCTGGCCGAGGTCGACCAGATCCTGCTCGGGGCGGTCGGCTTCCCCGGGGTGCCGGACCACGTGTCGCTCTGGGGCCTGCTCATCCCGATCAGGCGCGCCTTCAAGCAGTACGTCAACCTGCGGCCGGTGCGGCTCATGCCCGGGATCGAGTGCCCGTTGCGGCTGCCGGAGGGCGCCGACATCGACTTCCTCGTCGTCCGAGAGAACAACGAGGGGGAGTACTCCGAGGTCGGCGGGCGCATGTATCGCGGCACCCCTGACGAGGTGGCCGTCCAGGAGTCGGTCTTCACCCGGCGCGGCGTCGAGCGGGCCGCCCGGTATGCCCTGCAGCTCGCCGCGGACCGGTCCGGCTCGCTGGCCTCGGCGACCAAGTCCAACGGGATCGTGCACACGATGCCGTTCTGGGACGAGGTGGTCCACGCCTGCGCCGAGGACTTCCCGGGCGTGCAGGTGCGGGACTACCACATCGACGCGCTCTCGGCGCTCTTCGTGCTCGACCCCGGCCGCTTCGACGTCGTCGTCGCCTCCAACCTCTTCGGCGACATCCTCACCGACCTCGGCGCCGCGATCATCGGCAGCATCGGGATCGCCCCGTCGGCCAACCTCAACCCGGAGCGGGAGCACCCCTCCATGTTCGAGCCGGTGCACGGGTCGGCCCCGGACATCGCCGGTCAGGGGATCGCCAACCCGCTCGGGCAGATCTGGGCCGCGTCGATGATGCTCGACCACCTGGGCCACCCGCAGGCGGCGGCCGAGGTCGTGGCCGCGGTGGAGGCCAGCCTGGCCGTGGGCATACGCACGCCCGACCTCGGAGGTTCGGCGACCACGACCCAGGTGGCGGACGCCGTGCGCGAGCAGCTGCGTGGCGGGACGGGCGCGTGAGGATCCTCGAGGTGCGCGAGCGCACCTTCCCGATCAGCAGCCCGATCCGCAAGCGGTCGTCGACTTCTCGCAGATGACGCTGAGCCTGGCCGGTGGTCACCGACCAGGTGCGCGACGGTCGGCCGGTCGTGGGCTTCGGCTTCAACAGCAACGGCCGCTACGGCCAGGGCTCCCTCATGCGGGAGCGCCTCGTGCCGCTGGCCACCGGGGAGAACCTCGTCTCCCACCTCGACGCGCTGAACCTCGCCCGCTACGGCGGCCTCGACCCGCAGCGGGACTACCTGCAGTTCGACTGCGCGCTCAGCTACGGGCTCGTGGAGTACCTCCGGACCCTGGAGGCCCTGGCGCCGCTGGGCTGGGAGCCGCGGCGCTTCATCCCCCACGGCGGGCACCAGATGTCCCTCAACATCGCGGCGGGCCTCGGGCTCGGGGGCGACGAGTCCTACCCCGACCTGTTCCAGCCCTTCGGTGGCTTCCCCGACGGCGTCACCGTGGACGAGGGCTACATCACCATGCCCGAGCTGCCCGGCATCGGCTGCGAGGGCAAGGCCGACCTGGCGCAGGTGTGCGCGGAGCTGGCCGGCTAACAGGGCGGTTCTTGCTTCGTATCTAAGTACGTGCTGTACTTAGATACATGAACGACGAGCCCAGGTGGCCGGCCCCGTGGGTCCGGGCTGCGCTGGAGCTGGCGATCCTGGGCAGTCTGGCCCCCGGCCCCGTCCATGGATATGCCGTGGCCCAAGCCCTGCAGGAGCGGGGCTTCGGGCGGTTGCGCGGGGGCTCTCTCTACCCGGCGCTCGCCCGGCTCCAGGAGTCCGGGGCGATCGAGGCGACGTGGGTAGAGGGTGCGGCCGGGCCGGGCCGGAAGGACTACCGCCTGACCGTCGAGGGCCGGGTGCGGCTCGACGAGGGGCTCGCCGCCTGGCGTGAGCTCACGGACACCCTGGACACGGACGACGAGAGGTGAGGGTGATGGAGGAGCGAGACGGGTCGGCGACGGCCTCGACCTCGGACGTCCTGCAGGCATACCGGGATGCCCGGGCGCAGGCGGAGGACGAGACGTGGGCCTCGAGGGTCCTGGCGCTGTCGGTCACCCAGGGGGTGCGCCTGGACGTGCTGGAGCGCGAGCTCTGGGGCGCGCTGGAGCTGGTCCGCGAGAGCGGTGAGCCGGCCGAGGACCTCTACGGCCCGGCGCAGGAGTGGGCCCAGGACCGCATCGAGGAACGGGTGGCACGAGGTCAGCGGGTGTTGGACTCCGTCGCGGACACGGAATGGCGGGACGTGCCTGTCGTGGGATCGGTCGTGGCCGGGATCCTCAGCCTGCTCATCCTCGCCGTCTGGTGGGCGCGAGACGGGCTGACCACGGACTACACGGCCGGTCTGCTCCTCCTGCCGGTGGCGAGCGGGTTCGGGATCATCCTGGCCCTCGCCACCTGGGAGCGGGTGCTGCGACGGCACTCCTGGACGATCGCGGTCACGATCGGGCTGGTGCTCGCCACCGTCGGCGTGGGGCTGCTCACCTGGCTCGTCTGGGGCACCAGGGGTGAGGTGGTCGCCACCGGGAGCGTCTTCTGGCTCGCGGCCCTGTCGGCTGCACACTTCGGCGTCGCAGCGCTCCTCGAGCGGGTCTTGCAGAGCCAGGATCGACGCCCCCGCCCCAGGCCCGCCCGCGTGAGGGATGACAAGGAGTGGGAGCGGGACCTTGCCGGGGCACTCCGGTTCCGGCTGGACCTGCGCGAGACCCAGGTCCGCGACATCGTCCGGGAGGCCAGGGCGCACACGGTGGAGTCCGGTCGCTCGCCGGAGGAGGACTTCGGTGCTGCGGACGGCTACGCTGCGAGCTTCCCGAGGGACCGGAGGGCGGCGGCTCGTCGGATCGCCTGGGCGCGATCCGCCATGGTCCTCGTGGCCGCCTTCCTCGCCTTCGGCGGTCTGCTCGACCGGCTCGCCTGGGCCGAGGTGTCCTGGGTAGGGTTCACCGTGCTCGTCCTCGCCGGGGGCCTGGCGACGTCCGCCTGGCGTCGCTACCTCGCCGAGGGTTGAGTGCCCGGCGGCCCGCTGCTGGACTCGCGCACCGTCAGTCGCCACGGGACCTCGGGGTGGCGCCGGCGGTGCGGCGGAGCCGTGGATGCGGTCGATGAGCAGGTCGAGCACGGAGCCGGTCAGGGCCTCCAGGTCGTGGGAGACCGTGGCGAGGGACGGGTTGTGGAAGCGGCCCTCGGCGATGTACTGGGCGACGAAGGGGACCGACCGGACCCGGCCCGTCATCGACGCCTCGGGCTACAGCCACCGGGTGCCGACGACGGACGTCTGGGACAGCCACGACTACACACAGGACCCCGAGCAGTTCGCCACCAACATGGCCGGGCTCGCGGAGGGCAGGCCGCACGACAACACCGGGGCCTGCGCCGAGGGGGCACCCGGTTACTCGCTGCCGTATGCCGGGCAGCCGTACTTCTGCAGCGAGTACGGCGGGATCTGGTGGGTGCCCGAGGCGGCGCGCTCCGACGCGGACGCGACCCAGGACGCGGGCGAGTCGTGGGGCTACGGCGACCGGGTCCGCGACGAGGAGGAGTTCTACGCCCGGGTCGAGGGACTGACCCGGGTGCTGGACCAGGACCCGCTGATGTTCGGCTACTGCTACACCCAGCTCACCGACGTCTTCCAGGAGAAGAACGGCATCTACGGCTTCGACCGGTCGGTGAAGTTCGACCTCACCCGCATCCGCGCGGTCTTCGGAGCCGTGGCGGCCTATGAGCAGGAGGGCTGACTAGGCTGACCGCCGTGGGAGAGCAGCTGGCAGTTGCGGTCACCGGGGCACCCGGCGCAGGGAAGACCTCGACCGGTCAGGAGCTGGCCCGGGTGCTCGGCGCGGCGCTGCTGGACCTCGACACGGTCACGAACCCGCTCGTCGACCTGCTCGTGGCCTCGCTCGGGGGCCAGGGGTATGACGACCCGCAGGTCGCGCCGCAGGTGCGCCGGGCGAGGTACGCCTGCCTGGTGGGCGCGGCCCAGGACTGCCTGCGCGCCGGCACGCCGGTGGTGCTCGTGGCGCCGTTCACGGCCGAGCGGGCGGACCCGCAGGCGTGGGCCGGGCTGGCCCGGACGCTGACCGCGGCCGGGGGTGAGCCGTGGCTGGCCTGGCTGGAGATCTCCGCCGGTCGGCTCGGGGAACGGCTACGGGAGCGGGGGGCACCGCGGGACCACGCCAAGCTGGCGGACCTCGACGGCTACCTCGCCGGGGTGGACCTCGCCCCGCCGAGCGCGCCGCACCTCGCGGTGGACGCCACGCTATCCCCGCGGGAGCAGGCGCGGGCCTTGCACCGTCGGCTGGTGCCGGCGCCGCGCTGAGAGAGCGGGGAAGGCGTCCTCGCACCCCCTGCGGGTCGCGTGCTCACGCGCGTCCGAAATTCGTCGGACCGACCCGTTGACAACGGTGTCATCTGCGAGGCAGACTCCTCCTGTCAGCAGATGACAACGATGGACAACGACGACCGGAGGACTCCATGGTGGAGCGAGCGCACACGCTGCGGCGTGCTGGTGCACCCGGTCCTCGGGGAGGCCGTCGATGACCTCCCTCACCCCCCGTCGGCGGGTCCCCGGCCCCACCCTCCGTGACGTCGCCGCGCTGGCCGGCGTCAGCCTCAAGACCGCCTCGCGGGTGCTCAACGACGGGCCGAACGTGTCCAGCGCCACCCGGCAGGCGGTCCAGGAGGCGATGGAGTCGCTCGCCTACGAGCCGGACCCGGCGGCCCGCTCGCTGCGCGCGGGGCACGACCGCACCGTCGGCGTCGTGGTCGACAGCGTCGGCGACATCTTCTTCTCCGAGCTGGCCGCGACCCTGGAGTCGGTGCTGGACGCCGCCGGCTACAGCTGCCTGCTCGCCTCCAGCAACCGCCAGGAGGGCCGGGAGCGCGACATCGTCCGCAGCCTCGTGCGCCGACGCTGCGCCGGCGTCATCGTCGCGCCGACCACCCC encodes the following:
- a CDS encoding tartrate dehydrogenase, which produces MSPIVEESAQQVRVAVIPGDGIGTEVMEPTLEILETVGERHGLAFTWQHHDWSCEHYTRTGRMMPEDGLDQLAEVDQILLGAVGFPGVPDHVSLWGLLIPIRRAFKQYVNLRPVRLMPGIECPLRLPEGADIDFLVVRENNEGEYSEVGGRMYRGTPDEVAVQESVFTRRGVERAARYALQLAADRSGSLASATKSNGIVHTMPFWDEVVHACAEDFPGVQVRDYHIDALSALFVLDPGRFDVVVASNLFGDILTDLGAAIIGSIGIAPSANLNPEREHPSMFEPVHGSAPDIAGQGIANPLGQIWAASMMLDHLGHPQAAAEVVAAVEASLAVGIRTPDLGGSATTTQVADAVREQLRGGTGA
- a CDS encoding enolase C-terminal domain-like protein, which translates into the protein MVTDQVRDGRPVVGFGFNSNGRYGQGSLMRERLVPLATGENLVSHLDALNLARYGGLDPQRDYLQFDCALSYGLVEYLRTLEALAPLGWEPRRFIPHGGHQMSLNIAAGLGLGGDESYPDLFQPFGGFPDGVTVDEGYITMPELPGIGCEGKADLAQVCAELAG
- a CDS encoding PadR family transcriptional regulator, yielding MNDEPRWPAPWVRAALELAILGSLAPGPVHGYAVAQALQERGFGRLRGGSLYPALARLQESGAIEATWVEGAAGPGRKDYRLTVEGRVRLDEGLAAWRELTDTLDTDDER
- a CDS encoding AAA family ATPase is translated as MGEQLAVAVTGAPGAGKTSTGQELARVLGAALLDLDTVTNPLVDLLVASLGGQGYDDPQVAPQVRRARYACLVGAAQDCLRAGTPVVLVAPFTAERADPQAWAGLARTLTAAGGEPWLAWLEISAGRLGERLRERGAPRDHAKLADLDGYLAGVDLAPPSAPHLAVDATLSPREQARALHRRLVPAPR